The Apium graveolens cultivar Ventura chromosome 6, ASM990537v1, whole genome shotgun sequence genome contains a region encoding:
- the LOC141668339 gene encoding uncharacterized protein LOC141668339 isoform X1: protein MHTFEINGAILSLALFTDVTNSKELLNKMQAGTLEPEVAFLNALIIPDIFPVLAAAHKTLVAKLRESLATRTLHSELVFNYSGSKHIKESFKRCGITENITYVLVARFDASEDEAAAIEKLVKGKKVDITELEKRANHAQIQKQYKITTAELAISSLADSITCRIAARDAL, encoded by the exons ATGCATACTTTTGAAATTAACGGAGCTATTCTCTCTCTTGCTCTCTTCACAGACGTAACTAATTCCAa agAACTTCTCAATAAAATGCAAGCAGGTACACTGGAACCAGAAGTAGCCTTTCTTAATGCATTGATT ATCCCAGATATATTCCCTGTTCTAGCTGCAGCTCACAAGACACTTGTAGCCAAATTGCGGGAATCACTTGCAACACGCACTCTACATTCTGAGTTGGTTTTCAACTACTCGGGCTCTAAGCAT AtcaaagaatcctttaaaagatgTGGAATCACTGAAAACATTACATATGTCCTTGTAGCTCGTTTCGATGCTTCTGAAGATGAG GCTGCAGCTATAGAAAAACTTGTCAAAGGTAAGAAGGTTGATATAACAGAGTTGGAAAAAAGAGCAAACCATGCTCAAATACAAAAG CAATACAAAATAACGACGGCAGAACTAGCAATATCATCTCTTGCCGATTCTATAACATGCCGTATTGCTGCCCGTGATGCTTTATGA
- the LOC141668339 gene encoding uncharacterized protein LOC141668339 isoform X2 — MHTFEINGAILSLALFTDVTNSKELLNKMQAGTLEPEVAFLNALIIPDIFPVLAAAHKTLVAKLRESLATRTLHSELVFNYSGSKHIKESFKRCGITENITYVLVARFDASEDEQYKITTAELAISSLADSITCRIAARDAL; from the exons ATGCATACTTTTGAAATTAACGGAGCTATTCTCTCTCTTGCTCTCTTCACAGACGTAACTAATTCCAa agAACTTCTCAATAAAATGCAAGCAGGTACACTGGAACCAGAAGTAGCCTTTCTTAATGCATTGATT ATCCCAGATATATTCCCTGTTCTAGCTGCAGCTCACAAGACACTTGTAGCCAAATTGCGGGAATCACTTGCAACACGCACTCTACATTCTGAGTTGGTTTTCAACTACTCGGGCTCTAAGCAT AtcaaagaatcctttaaaagatgTGGAATCACTGAAAACATTACATATGTCCTTGTAGCTCGTTTCGATGCTTCTGAAGATGAG CAATACAAAATAACGACGGCAGAACTAGCAATATCATCTCTTGCCGATTCTATAACATGCCGTATTGCTGCCCGTGATGCTTTATGA
- the LOC141665044 gene encoding uncharacterized protein LOC141665044: MAWNIDVKTTTIANCFRHCKIRSEENDEQELGEINEGVEGLNEVISNLRYRNVMDVEHLLNYPNENDAVMESPTDEEIIESVMSTDEGTDPEPDVSNVIPSVSSKEAFQALTTLNNYLLQHEQNIPGVIFALHKVKDEINFGFGGKKKQATIDSYFNKN, encoded by the coding sequence ATGGCTTGGAATATTGATGTGAAAACAACCACAATTGCAAATTGTTTTCGGCATTGCAAGATTCGTTcagaagaaaatgatgaacaaGAACTTGGAGAAATAAATGAAGGTGTCGAAGGATTAAATGAAGTTATCTCTAATTTACGATATAGGAATGTGATGGATGTCGAGCATCTCTTAAACTATCCAAACGAGAATGATGCGGTTATGGAATCACCAACGGATGAAGAAATCATTGAGTCGGTAATGAGCACTGATGAAGGGACTGATCCTGAACCCGACGTTAGCAATGTCATCCCAAGCGTGTCATCAAAGGAAGCATTTCAAGCACTCACCACTTTGAACAATTACTTGTTACAACACGAGCAAAACATACCAGGAGTTATTTTTGCTTTACATAAAGTCAAGGACGAGATTAATTTTGGCTTTGGTGGAAAGAAGAAACAAGCTACAATAGattcatattttaataagaattaa